One Vicugna pacos chromosome 31, VicPac4, whole genome shotgun sequence genomic region harbors:
- the LOC140690587 gene encoding heat shock transcription factor, Y-linked-like yields the protein MAHVSSEIQDVSRKDGQTGSGNAGRSLLCDQTFSGDLDLRSMIEENIFQTFSEELMIKRPCYTHCVSEPDEDNNFRSLTFPRILWKMTGSDQFKSICWDDNGTSVVIDEDVFKKEVMERMSPFTIFETGSMKSLVRGLKLYGFSKEWQNFQRSACLADFLAEEKLVSVLSKIFRNISYDLLQFYHYPNFKRVCPQLLVRIKRRVGIKNASLVSSLDADFKKKHFKAGGNVDNHSFGFVSDTSGESAFLPSANLNMNLIMFVGYTFLEMYPFL from the exons atggcacatgtttcttcagaaattcaagatgtgtctcgtaaagatggacaaACTGGATCAGGAAAtgccggtagatctctattgtgtgatcaaacattctctggggacttggacttgaggtctatgattgaggaaaatattttccagactttCTCTGAAGAATTGATGATAAagagaccatgttacacacattgtgtctctgaaccagatgaagataacaattttcgttctctgacatttcccagaatactctggaaaatgactgggagtgaccaatttaaatccatctgttgggatgataatggaacgtctgtagtgattgatgaagatgtctttaagaaggaagttatgGAAAGAATGTCCCCTTTcactatatttgaaactggaagtatgaaaagtttagttagaggtcttaagctttatgggtttagtaaagagtggcagaattttcaaagatctgcttgtctagctgactttctggcagaagaaaaattagtctctgttttaagcaagatattcagaaatattagttacgacttg ctgcaattctatcattatccaaattttaaacgagtctgtccccagcttttagtgagaataaaaagaagagttgggattaaaaatgcctctctggtatcttcattggatgcagatttcaaaaagaagcactttaaagcagggggtaatgtggataatcatagttttggttttgtgtctgacactagtggagaaagtgcatttttaccttctgcaaatttaaatatgaatctaaTAA